The genomic window TTATGATGTATTCTCTGTTTTTGCCGTATATGGCTCCCGCCGGTGCTTCCACGTGGTTCTTGCTGACCGCGTCAAGCACGTCCTGAACCGCAAGCCCCCTTGAGTAGAGCTTCTCTGGGTCAATACGCACCCAAAGCACATTGTCCCTGAAGCCTCCCAAGTCCACCTGCCCTACGCCGTTTATCCTTTCAAACTCCCTCTTTATAACCTTGTCCGCCCAGTAGGCAAGGGTCTGATAGTCCGCGGTCTTGGAGTGAAGTAGTGCTACAAAAATGGGTGCGAGGGAGGTATCTACCTTTCTCACCACCGGTGGGTCTACACCTTCTGGAAGCCTTCTGAGAACCCTTTGCACCGCATCCCGAACCTCCTGTGCCGCCACATCTATGTCCTTCTCAAGGGAGAAGGTTATGGTTATCCTTGAAGTGCCAGCAAAGCTTGCAGAGGATATGGTCTCTATACCGCTTATGGTGGCTATCTGGTCTTCTATCTCTCTGGTGACGTTCACATCTACCACGTAAGCGTTGGCGCCGGGGTAGGTTGTGACGATGCTTACCGTGGGAAAGTCCACGTCAGGAAGCCTATCAAGAGGTATTGTCCTCAGAGAATAAAGCCCAAGGATTATAAAGGCTATCATGAACATCCACGAGGTGACCGGTCTGTGTATAAAAAAGCGATACATGGCAGGTATATTATAACCGACCGACTGGTCAGTATGTTAGCCAGACTCTTCTATAGCCTTGAATATCTGTTTGACTATCTTGGGATGCAGTGTTTTTCCAGCATGAAAAGGAATAACAATCCTCAGTTTTCCCTTGCCGTAAATTCTATGGCTTCCTTTTGTCCTTAACAGTTTAAAGCCATTGGATAATAGCAATCCCTTGCTTCCTGCGGTGTAAGTCTTGGTAGTTTTGACATTAAACTTCCACGAGGGCGGTTATGATTTCTTTAGCTTTAAGCTCCGTCAGCTCCTCTTCTGTAAGTGTCTCAAGGTATAGCTCTATGGCTTCTCTGATGTTTTTCATAACTTCTTCAAAAGTTTCTCCCTGTGTCTGACAGCCAGGAAGTTCAGGACAGTAAGCGTAAAAACCATGCTGGTCCCTTTCAACAATCACAAGGTATGCCATAGGCTATTATACATATACCCTAAAATGGCTTTGTCAACCGACCGACTGGTCAGTATGTTATAATGTAATCACTATGAGGAGGTTTCTTTACACTCTGATAGCTCTTATTTTTGCCTTTGCCCTCTCTTGCCAGAGGCAGGACCAAAAACCTCAACAATCTCAGGAAAGGAAGGTAGTGGTCAGTCTATACACGGTAAAGGCTGAGGATGTGCCAGTATACTACTCCACCAAGGGATACTTTGAGGGGGAAAAGGATGTTTTGCTTAGACCTCTTGTAAGCGGGAGGGTTCTAAGCCTTTATGTGGATGAGGGTTCTTATGTAAAGAGCGGGCAGGCTCTTTTGAAAATAGACCCTGCGGACTACGAAAACGCCCTAAGACAACTCTCCGCACAACTGGCTCAGGCGAAGGCAAACTACGAAAACACCAAAGCTGTGGCGGAAAGGAGAAGGTTTCTTTTTGAAAGGGAGCTTATTGCAAAAGAGGAGTTTGAAAACGTGCAAACGCAGGTAAGGGCTCAGGAGGAGGTCATAAAGAGCTTTGAGGCTCAGATAGCCAACGCAAGGCTTAGCCTTCAGAGGACAACCCTTACGGCACCCTTCTCTGGCTACATAGCCCAAAGGTTTGTAAACGTAGGAGACTATATAACACCACAGAGCCAAACCTTCAGGCTGGTCACCCTTGACCCTATAAGGTTTGTCTTTCAGGTGCCTCAAGAGTATCTCCCATACACTAA from Hydrogenobacter sp. T-8 includes these protein-coding regions:
- a CDS encoding type II toxin-antitoxin system HicA family toxin, which produces MLLSNGFKLLRTKGSHRIYGKGKLRIVIPFHAGKTLHPKIVKQIFKAIEESG
- a CDS encoding type II toxin-antitoxin system HicB family antitoxin, with product MAYLVIVERDQHGFYAYCPELPGCQTQGETFEEVMKNIREAIELYLETLTEEELTELKAKEIITALVEV
- a CDS encoding efflux RND transporter periplasmic adaptor subunit, which gives rise to MRRFLYTLIALIFAFALSCQRQDQKPQQSQERKVVVSLYTVKAEDVPVYYSTKGYFEGEKDVLLRPLVSGRVLSLYVDEGSYVKSGQALLKIDPADYENALRQLSAQLAQAKANYENTKAVAERRRFLFERELIAKEEFENVQTQVRAQEEVIKSFEAQIANARLSLQRTTLTAPFSGYIAQRFVNVGDYITPQSQTFRLVTLDPIRFVFQVPQEYLPYTKEGSRVQIRVEPFGDFEGVVFFVSPTADSNRLITVKARLKNPKGELKPSMYGEIRLLLGVEKGFAVPEQAVVVQGNKKVVWKVQNGTAQPVQVEVIKQGQGIVYVKGELKDGEGIALENAYVLQQGVKVEVR